The Scleropages formosus chromosome 9, fSclFor1.1, whole genome shotgun sequence DNA segment cacagtaaaaaaattttCGTGTCCATAAAAACAAGATAGTTTAATCTTCGTTAGGTACTATGCAGCCCTTTCCTACGCGGTTGAACCGCTTCTACTCCATACGAACAAGTTGTTTCTTTACTTTTTGAGGTGTTTCTCAGCAGAGGTGAGCGCCGCTCGCTCTCTTCACTCTTCTTGGTTccaaatttaaatacatttttataaacgAAAACGCAGGTTCTCAAAAATACTATATAGTATAACGGTAATAGTTTAATTTCAGGGGCGCGTTTAGATATCAAGCGCAGATCCTGTTCTGACTAATTTCGAATTCTACCTAccattatttcagtttaatacTTGCTATGCTAGTTAGGGCAGTAGTGAGTAAAATTCTTGTATATTACAGTCCTATTTGTTCTGGCTTACTTGGTTCTTGTGAGTtatttgtgtaaatgtttatagaaCTTTATTCACCGGGGGGGGGAAATCTCTGATATAAATGAAAAGATTCAGTTCATATGTATTTTTGGACATGCGCCGGTGTTTTTTCCTGGTCTCGCAGGTCCACCTGTGGTAGCTGAAGCACACCGAAAGGCCGCTGACAATGCCTGGCCTGCAAACAGACGACATGTCCGCAGCCATCCACACGCCGGTGAAGAAGAACAGGCTTTCTCTTAAGTTCTTCCAGAAGAAGGACACCAAGCGCACTCTGGAGTTCTCCGAGTCCCAGGCGGAAGAACAGAAACCTTCAGAACAAGAAGAACCAGAAAGGTTAGATTGTTGTCTTACACTGTTACAATTTTATAAATTGAAGCTTCAAGCAACAGTCTACatgtaattgatttttttttttttttttaaaaagttgtgaCCAGGTGGTACCTACCCCAGACTCATGTGTCCCTCTTGTGTGTGACAAGAGAGACAGCCCTGTGCCTTTCGTTGGGTTGAATAATCTTGGGAACACCtgctacctgaacagcatcctCCAGGTAAAGTCTGCTCTATTTTTACATTAGAACCGAAACTGAATTTATGTGCAGGTATGTTTGAGTGAAAGAAAGtttgtgattgccctgtgatgaactagTGTCTTGTCCAGTGTATGCCCTGTCTCAGGACATATGTTTCTGCAACAGGAGCTTTACCATCATAAAACTAGACTAGACAAGTAGTTATTAACaagggatggatggattaaaaaGTTTTGGTCTCTGTGAATGTTGCTGTGTTGTGctaaactttttcttttgtgtcaTCAGGTGCTGTACTACTGTCCAGGGTTTAAAGGTGCTATCAAAAAGTTACGCAACTTATCCAAGAAgacagagaagcagaaaaaagacattgaaaatgaggttttttatttaaaataatttcttgtttgtatgtatgtacatttcTAATCTTTTTCAACAGGAAATTTTGATATGATGAAAGACACCTGTCTCTTCTAAAGCAGGAAGTTGACGAGGAGGTGTTGCCGATGAATATTGAACTGCTGTGGAGTTTGCACCACCTAATAACCTCAATGGAGCAACTTCAGTCCAGCTTTCTCTTCAACCGTAAGAAGTATATTGACAGTGAACTGGCCACCTCACCACGCAGACTGCTTAACACACTCAGGTATGTACTTTTTATACTGGAGTAATTTCCTTCTGTAGTCTGGGGGAAAGGGTGCAACTACTTTTTCAATTAATTGGAAAGGGGCTGGGAAACAAATTCTAAAACAATCTGTACAATTTTGATATTTCTCATACACAGGCTGCTAAACCCTATGTATGAGGGATATTTACAACACGATGCCCAGGAGGTGCTCCGCTGCATTCTGGGATATATCCAGGAGGCCTGTGAGTCTATCCAGAACGAGCAAAAAATTGAAGAACAGCCTGAAAACCAGGCCCAAGATGTAGACTCTGGTGAAAGAAAGGACGAGAGGGAGCAGAACTCCTCGCTGAATGAGAGTGCAGAAGAGTCATCAGCTAAAGAACGAATAGCAAAAGAGCCACAGAAGGAGGAAAGCTCAAAGgaccagagcacctgcaagaGGAAGAGTGACACAGAAGCTGGTAATGCCAAAAAGAGGTCAAAATGTCTCAAGACCCAAAGCAAAAGAACATCCACAGCATCAGAAGAGGCAGGACATTTCACCCGTTCGAAAAGGAAGTCCACTGGTGAGGTCACTGCCGAAAGTGACCAAAATAAGAATGAACAGGCAAGCCACGTGGAGGTGAAAGTAGATGGTGCCTCCACAGTTCCTGCAAAGAGACCAAAGCAGTCGAAGTTGAGCTGGCTGAAGCCCTCAGGAAAGCAGCCAAGCATATTTTCCAAGTTTCGCAGCATGGGCAAGATCAGCACACATGCCAGTGGCAAGGATGCTAAAGccaagctggaggagggagactcTTTATCCTCTGGGAAGGATGAGGAAGCTGCTGGAATCTACAGTGAAGACAAGTGTCCTTTGGAGCCTGAAGAGAAAAGTCCATTGCAGACCGAAGGTTAATATAATACAAACTTGGTCAGCAGCAGGGGTAAACAGTTGGACCTTGAGTGCctaattcttgtttttttactgAGGGTTTTAATTGCAGTTGGTTGATAGTCATTTATAAGATGGATTTATAATCCTCAGTTGAAGTCATCTCCTATCCAGTATAACTACTTAAACATAAGTTAACATttgataaatgtgaaataacttACTGGAGCCTGTAGGCTGAATTTTTGGACACCTGTTCTGTAGGGTCAGCTAAGTTTGGGGAGTCATGCAGTGTGTTCTGCTGTTCTCCCTTACAGAACACCGCAGCTTAAACCTGATGGAGCGGATGTTCCAGGGTCAGTTGGTCCTGCGTACACGCTGCTTGGAGTGCGAGTGCTATACGGAGCGGCGGGAGGACTTCCAGGACATCAGTGTCCCTGTGCAGGAGATTGAGTCTTGCTGGGTGGAGCCTGACTTGGAGGGTGAGAAGCATTGGGCTGATCTGTCCTGAGTAAGGGACATTTTTCGCACCAAGCCCCAGTCATTAACAAGCCCTTTGCCTTGTGTTTTCAGTGTCTCCAGAtcccaagcaggagtcaaagACACTGAAGTGGGCCATATCCCAGTTTGCTTCAGTGGAGAGAATTGTGGGAGAGGACAAGTACTTCTGTGAGACCTGCCACCACTACACAGAAGCTGAGAGAAGCCTTTTGTTTGACAAAACTCCTGAGGTTGTCACCATTCATCTCAAGTGTTTTGCAGCAAGTGGTTCAGGGTAAGTCTTTGAATGGGGTATCATTTTGTAAGCTTACTGATTAAAGTAAAGCTGTAGTGCATGGCCTAGTCTAGTAGTTAATTTTCAGAGCATCTAaggacattttttcttctttttaggATGGATCCCTATGTTGGCCTCTCCAAGGTGAGCACCCCTCTCCACACCCCACTCAAGCTGTCCCTTGAGGAGTGGTGTACTCGGCCTTCCAAGGAGCACTATGAGCTATTTGCTGTCGTGATGCACAGCGGGGTTACCATCAGCAGTGGCCACTACACCACATATGTCAAAATGGTGAACCTCAAGGATATCAAGGTAGAACTGGTGGACGACAGCCTGAAGCCAGAGTCTCCTGGCACGGCAGCAGCTGAGGCCTACAATCCAGCACGGGGTTACAATGACGGTGAGGTGTCCATCAGTGCTACTAGCAAAGCAGGAGCCAAGAAGCCATCTGAAGGTATAGGACTTCTGGGAGGACAGAGGAGCGTGTCAGGCTTTGACCTGGGTAGCAGCAAGCAGGCCAACCCAGACAAGGGCATCAAGGAGGAGTGCAGCAGCTCTCAGGGACACCAGACAGCAGTGAAAAACAAGAGTGAAAGGGAGCCCTTTGCAGTAGCCAGTGCTGGGAAGGAGCAAGATGATACTTATGTGGAGAACAGCGATGACCTTGCCCTGTGCAACCTACTGGACTATGAGGGGAAGTGGATGCTGTTTGATGACTCAGAAGTGAGGCTGTTTGAGGAGAAGGACTTTCTGAATGCTTGCTCTCCAGAGACCTGTACAACTTCTATCCCTTACcttctgttttacaaaaaagtctTGGAATGAAGTGTTTATACATGACCTGTGATATGGTAAGTACTTCTGTTTCAAagatgtgtaatatttttttttttttttgtagcccACAGCTTTGTGTCACAGATGTGCTCTTTCCCACAGTGTTTTGTGTTTAGGTTCTTTTCTGGTACTTAGGGTGCCTTTCATTCCTATATTTCAGTTAAAGGCTACTCTAAGATGGCATTTTAAATGCTCCGGATTCAAAAATTATATTCTTAAATGCATccaatttagattcaccagttAAAAGTAAAAGAGTAACAGTTTACTCATTTCTGTGTTGTGTTGGATACAGCAAACAAACTGGCTGTGAAGATgtaacatttgttaatttagatGCTTAGTGTAAGGTCTTGATGACCATTGGTGCTTAGTTCTGGCATACACAAGTTTGATATTTTTTGGTAATCACAACATATATGAATTTATTCCATTGCGTACAGTGTGCTGGTATGTCATGCATTGGACAGATTTCTCAACACTTTAAGTAGTTGTTGCCCAATAGGCAATTGACAATATAATAAAAGCACCTTTCTTTTTAAGATAGTGTATAATGACCAACTTTTCTCCCAGCCAGTGAGGCTTCCTAGGACTCTTACAGTTGCATCAGAGTAAATCAATTTAATACCACTTCTGGTTTCACtctcaatcttttttttttatggcttgTCATGTTTATCATTGCTTTATATTAGCACTCCTCTAATTGTGACTGGCACACATGTAAACGTATATCTAAGCACAGAAACCTTGGCCTTGTCACACAAGATATACATAACAGTGCTGTCATTTTAAGCTAAAGCAATAAATAAGCTATGTGGTTGTAACCAGTGATTATGTGCTATGCAAACATCATGTTGTCTTTGGTGAAATTACTCTCTATTCTGTAGCCAATTATCTCAGCTAAATCGTTACTTGTGCACAATTGCATTTATACAAGCTGAGATATTTAGCACTGATGTGTGTACGGTGTCTGAGCACTTCAGTGTTTAAACTGCACAATACCTCTTTATTTTTGGTCTGACCACAGCATAACTTTCCCCTTTTGTAGACATGTATTTTTCCACAGTTATGTCAGTTCCAGAGAACTGAACCCAGGAGACCCAAATGTATATTAtgctgtaaaatatgaaaactgacCTCAAGAAGTAAGTTAGTCAACCTGAAACAGGAGTCGTAGCAAACCTGACTTGTGCAACTCTAATGGGAATAAGTTTGTTTGTCTAATATTTAATCTGTTCTGCTCATTAAAAGTTAGCATATACCAGAGTCTTAGTTTCCAAGTGTGGTGGTGTATGAATTTTGTTTTAGTTGAAAACCAACAATCACTAATGCcgacattaaaatatttatttagtaaaatatttaaacaaaaaactacataaaactATTTTGGAGgacatgtttaaaatttaaatgcaataacTAAAAATGATGAACcaagaatttaaataaaacactggtacttttttgcttgttttcattttggattAAATAGTAAACGTTCAAGTTGTACAATGCCTAATAAAATACATAGGGACAgcatagaaaaaaacaaaagtgcacgcAAAAATTGAATCCGTATTGGACATACTTTGTAATAAGACTCACTTTAAAATGATTGTGTAACAGGTTTGTAAACTAATAAACTGGAATGACGTACCAAACCTTTATCACGTTAGCTTCTTCTTACTGACATGAACACTGGTTACTGAAatttacaaatgaataaattagatCCCGTTTCCTCAATCTTCAGATATCCAGCTTACGAAGACTCATTCGACTGAAGGAATCTCTGTAAAAGAGGtacggaaaaaaaaacactatggcaAAGAAGTCTTGCacaaataaatcattgtaaataatggAGATTCAGAGACACTACCTTGTCAAGCGGTCCTTTTGCTGCATGTTATATGAAAACAACAGCATTTCTCAGTTTGCATTTGAGTTGAAAAAGCAAATTCCAGGATAGCACAAGGCATTTAGGAAAACTGCACTGAATATTGCATGTATTGTTCAGTGTTAGCTGATAAAGCCTTCTGTGTGCTGACACATTGTCTTCTCGCTACTGCTTTCTGGTGTAAACCCTTGCGAAACCCTTGCACATGCTGGCTGTGGTATCGTAATGCAGTGCACCACGCGTGTAGCTGCTGCCCTTGCTGACCTGTGAGAGTTGACCTGTAGGATAggcttatacagctggggaatctTCCTGTTGATGAGGGGCTGCAGTGCCTCCTTCAGCCGGTGGTAGTTCCTTTCCAACTCTCGCTGATATTCCTTCTGGTCAGGGCCGATCAGGCTCTTGTTTTTGCGGAGGGCATCTTCACACCTGAGCCGAtcatccaaagcaattttagCATCCTTATCTTCACTGTGTACATTTAATGCATTCTTTTATATCTTAAACAGTTTACTTGGAGTGCACTTATCCAACACAGCAGCACTGTAAAGAAGCAATGGATGaacagggcttttttttttttgttattgattGTTCACTATACTCAGACAGCAGGGGTCTTTTTACCTTTTCGTGAAGTCTTTGAAACACAGTCGTAGTTTATTGTGGTGCCTGTACAGTTTAGGGTCACTAGGAATTTCTGAGAGGAAGACCTGAGCAACTTCCAGGGGTCCCTGTGTGAAAGTCATATTTTAAGTGTGCAAGAATTGCCCAAGTTGTGCATTTTCATCTGTTCATGAGGGTTTTAAACCAAGCACTGCATACTTAAAAACATATGTCCAACACCATACCCCAGAATGCAATAGGCAGTATTATCCTGGACCACCATTAAAACACCATCATCAATTAGCAGTTGGCTCTGGAATGGCATTGGCCTCCTTGTAATGGTCACCTGGTTGACGGTGGTGCCCACGGATCCCTGCAGCACCATCTGCAGCATCTTAGCATCAGCAGGATCTTGGTGTGTGGCAAAGGCGAGCTCTTGTGTCTTCTTCTGCATGTCCTCTATTGCCACCTCAATGGGCATGGAGATGATCTGCATAGATTGAACAATGATTGGCTGGTGCAGGAAGCACAGTAATTAAGGACATCAGTTTTATGCAGCAGACTGCCTATCAAAGGCTCGTAGGAAAACTACTACCAACATGTCCTAGTGCGTTCACTGAAATGATGGTGGTCCCTCACCTCCTCTTTATTGATAATGTTGATGCGTGTCTTGATGTAGGGGAAGGCATGTGAAGTGGTGAGGATTGTCTTGCGTTTGAACTGCTCGTGGAGATCCCCGTGTGCTCGGCCATCCAGCGTGAACGGCGTGCAGTACACGAAGCGCCTCAAGTTGTAGTTCTTGTCAAAGTACGTGATACGGTCCTTCATCTCGTAAGTGTCAAAGTAAGGCTCCACATACGTTATCTGTATGAAGGCCTGTAACCAAATCGATCGGGGTCAAACTGATAAACTCCACTGACTTCACATTACTCTATCCTACTATTGTGGACACAGTAAAATATGCCAAACTGCATATTTTCCACAGTACACGTCTGTTCAGAATTAAAATCACCAGCCACAGCAGGCTCCACACTCAAACGTATTATTTCTATAATTGttaaaaaactgctttatttcCTGAATTGTGGCTTCACCTTGTTTGGATCGAGCTTGCACTTGTCCACAGGATTGGAGTCTTTAATCACCTCCACCTGATCTTCTCCAAACCTCTCCCCATAAAAACCCTGAAAATAAAGCGAGCATCACAAGTCTGTTTTATATCTAGGATCTCAAGACAATGTTCACATAGCAGCTCTTGGCTCTTGTTTACCTCTAGTCTGTGAGAAATTTCTGCCAACTTGGTGATCGCTGGTTCTTTGTAGACAAACTCTTGCTCATCCAAATCTCCAAATTTTGACCCATAGAATCCAACGCGGAAATAGGTACCAAACATTCTCTTTCCATCCTATGGGGAAAACAAAAGATGTTTTGTAAGTTTCACTGGAGACAAAATTCATCAACACTGACATATAACCTACAAAAATTAGCAGCAGAACTTTCTCAATTTTATTTGTACAACCCAGAAATCATCCAGTGAATTATCTAAAATAAATGCCTTAAGGGGACAATGCAGCCACAAAGCACTGAGCAGTGCAGggtaatgtaaacatttacacgaGGGGACAGCAGACAAAAGGTCAATGTATAGGTCCGACCCTAGGTGTGCTACTCGGATGTTACATAATGTGACCCATGAGATTGTACTCTGGTTGTTTAAAACAGTTTATTCAAACCAACACACAGCTTCCGAACTCAGAATTAAGGGACAGTTGACATACGACTAGGCGTTCACACGTAATAGGGTCACAGAGTTCTTGTTCCTGTTTGCCATTGGCACATCCTATCCAATGCACACGTTACTCTCCCTGACCTTCAGGTGCAATACCCACACTGCAAAGCAGTGGACCGAGTGTCCCCGTAACGAAGCGGACCGTGACACGAAAAAACGTCGGCTCCACAAACCTCTAAGGTAGTCAATCACTTTTACATAACCGTCTGTAAACATCAACTGCGTACAACACAGACCTCAGCTGATTCTGCCACTGTCTGCATTAAACATGAATTCCGAAgtcacaaagaaaaacagcgATGCAAGAAAGCAACAGGTAAGAGAAAGTGACAGAGCATTCAGTTGCTGGAAGACACAACTGAGAACAGATGTTTCCTGTTGGTGGACGAAGCTAGAGAGATCACAGCAGATTgaatggggggagggaggagggggaacaACAACAGCTTCCTCATTCAACCCTCTGAAGGCAAATGGGTGACACGAATTAGGTGTTGACAGGAGGACCATGTCAGTGCACACAAGACATCCAGGCGAGACGCTCTAGGGACAAGTGTGCCCGTACCATGGGACAGGTGTGCTCAGTGAGAAGGAAAACCAGGAGGAGCACGTGTTTGGAAACAATTGCAAAGCCGAGTCAAACCAGTCCAACTGTGACATCTGCAATGGTTGAGAGATGGGTATTTTTGTCTCGTTCCCTATGGATCGTGGATAGACGGACAAAAGTATTTCTACATAAAACATAACAGGAAGTCGACCCAGCACTGGGTTTAGACATCAAATTAGGAGTCACACTGGTTTGGCTCAGCCCATCTTTGGTTCATTGCATTCAATTCCACATAAAATCAGAAAACCCCTCCCAAACCAGGAACTTACCACAACACACAATAATTAaagtggggaggagggggtcaGCAACCAGGGAAATCAAAAGGAGAAAACAGAACATATTTTAATCAGGGCCAGGAACTTCcacaaacaaaaaccaaacaatcACACACGAAGATCAGCACCtatggtgggaaaaaaaaaatgacaaaaatcatTGTGTGAAACgggagaaagaaggaaaaaaaaaaaaaaaaaatagtgacaaaacacaaaatgggAGGTCCAAACCATGCATAAcgaagaggaggaaagggagGAGGGGAAGGCCTCAAAGCAAGGAAAAAGTAAGAAAAGGAGcgagcccctcccccaacagGCAGCCTGTTaggaaaacacaacacagagagCCTGGCGGCACTCTGGCTGCTCCGCCCTCCACATGCAATAAACAACAATCAGGGGTTAATAGCAACTAACACTGAATGAGTACAAATCATAATCAGGGGTCGATttagtttaaataataataaaaaaaaaaatattatcaaaaccaaaatattagggggaaaaaaaattgagcatCATCTGTGCCAAAtgaaccattttttaaaatagttataACTTCACGTACTGAAGATTTTCATTAATGTGCAATTTGTTCAGTTCCGTTTTTTTTCACTGTCACGTGAACTGAGGTGCGGGTCTGCTGAAAGACACTTAAATCGAACCCTGTGGCCGAAGATGAGATGTATGGAGACAGGAAGTGCGAGACACTAAGTGCCGATGAGTGAAGTGATGGGGTGATGCATTCATCAAGGCTCTCCATTAGTGCGACACATCGGATCCCATGCACTGCCTGCCAAACTGTCATGGCAATGGTTTTTTAGGGAAGGCTGCTGCTCATACGTGACAGCAGTCCCCCGGatagttaaaaaagaaaaaaaattcagaggtTAATGGACTGCTTTCACAGCAGACAGCAACAGAACACCCACAGCTAGCACATGTGGGCAAGCAGGAACTCATGAGGGAACCTACCTCCCAGCCTGTGCTCTGTGTAACAAAGAAAATAAggacaaataaaacacacattcccACTGGGCAAACACCTCCCTTCCTTCTGCTGATAACACCAGCCATCTTCCATCACCCCGAGATGGCACGTAGGTGGCTTTTGATAGGAGACCTTGGTCAGAACGTCACGGTCTCGTCTCATTTACAGCAGCTGTCTACATCAACAACCTCATTTTTATGATGGAACGGCCAATGATTTTGGTtgcattttccaaaaataaatactgtaccgGTATCCTTTGTTTTAACAGAAACCCAGTATGTCTGCTACAAATGAGAATACAAACACGAGTAAAAATGTCTTACAGGATACGGGGCAGTTTGAAAGGCGCCGTTTGTGCTCACGGGTGGAGAAAGATCACAAACAGCTGCAGCTATGCTCTTTGCACCACATTCTACACTGATGCAACACTCACTTTCATTCTGCACACACAGGTGTGAGGGTGCACCTGTATTTGAAGAGTTTCCACTAAGCACACATCGCATCGTTCACACTCTTACTGCTacagcatttaaacatttacctgATGGACAATTTTGCCAAAGGCTTCCTGCAGTTTACCATGTATAGTGGCCAGCTTCTTGGCATCACGGCTGGCCTCATGGACAGGGATGAGAATCTTGTACACCTCATTCACAGCCTCATACATCCCAGCCTGCAGGACAAGTCGGTGACCAGAGACAACACAATAAGACAGAGAGAccgacagacagacaaaaagaaaaatgacacagaTGGAAGAATGAGACAGTACTGTATTCTCAAAGTGCGACCTTTCAATGTTCTACGATGCTCCTGATGCCCATTACGTCAGCATCCTCCAGTGACGAGAGGTGCTTGATAACAAACTCAGGAACTTCACTCAGTTAGCACATTATTGCATTAGTTTGGCTGTTATTTAAATTATCATCAAACTTTTCCCTACAATGTATGCTTTTACATCGTCCAATATCACGTTTTTGCGATACAGACTGCCTACAGTGGCTCTAATAAAGCTATCTGATCTGAGCTAAAGCAACAGAggtcagacagacagacagacagacagacagacacggaGAAAATGAAGCTACAAAGGCAGTGGAGCCCTCACCATTGAGAACGAGGAGGCTGCCTGCTCGAGGAGCCCTACTAGCCCGACCTCGGTGAAGTACTTCCCTGAGCAGATGCCTTCCTCGTCGGGGGACACCACGTCATCAGACACGGCCGACTCCTCCAGCACATTCGATGAGATGTTCTGAGATACAAGGCAACAGTACATTCATCACCACATTGTGCATGTCCACATTTTCCCATGCTGGCAGCTTGATCTCAGTGTGAAGGTTAGAACACACAACCTTACTCTTTATAGAGTAGAGGGACACAGCATTCTGTGCAAAACGAGTGCGCGATATAAGTATCCCACCTGGAAGGTGACACAGCCGACAGGAAGGTACTTGCGATCCTCCAACATACTGAGGTATTCAGCCACCAGGGCAGCGCTGTGTACAAGGCACTGGGCAGCTTCCGCGTGGTTGTTCCTCTCCGAGTGCTTCCCTGCCATATTCTGCAGCCAAGTCAGACGCAAGTCTGGAGAAGTCTGGTACCCCTTGGCAATTCTACGGACACAGAGGTGCTACATGAACCCTGGTGTTCCTCGTCCGATCCTGGGCGTTTGTCCGCAGTGACTTTAGAGCATTTTAATTCATCGTTTCAAAATCATCATTTTATACTGGGGTTTTAAGAGCATCACGTTATCCACTTTTCACATGTTATAAATAGCGCCGAAGCATAAACATGAAGAAGAGCTGGACAAAACTGTGGGCAAATGAATCTGTACCTGTACATGAGATCAATGAGCATCTCTGGGTCCTCCTGGTGCTCCTTCATCTTCACTGTGTCAGACAGGATCATGTGAAGGTTGAAAACAAGATCCTGGACCTGAAATGCCCAACCAGGGTATATGTCATCACTGAACAGTCacattttttgttacttttttagAGGCCCTTTCATACAAATGATGTGTTTATAGGGAAAAAGCTCAGTTTTCCTGAAGCTGCAATTTTAACTGATCCTGAAATAGCtgtaagaatttaaaaaaatacaagggcCTTAGAAACTTTATGTGCCCAGACCTCTCAAAATGCTTGCCttctgaaattttaaatgcCAAAACAAAACATCTCATCCATAACGTTTGCTCCACAACTGTCAAAATAACAGAGAGCAGTATCAAGTTCTCTCTTGTCCACTCATCTTTGGACAACACAAACCTGACGTGAAGACCATCCCCTGCAAGTGTat contains these protein-coding regions:
- the usp1 gene encoding ubiquitin carboxyl-terminal hydrolase 1 isoform X1, translating into MPGLQTDDMSAAIHTPVKKNRLSLKFFQKKDTKRTLEFSESQAEEQKPSEQEEPESCDQVVPTPDSCVPLVCDKRDSPVPFVGLNNLGNTCYLNSILQVLYYCPGFKGAIKKLRNLSKKTEKQKKDIENEQEVDEEVLPMNIELLWSLHHLITSMEQLQSSFLFNRKKYIDSELATSPRRLLNTLRLLNPMYEGYLQHDAQEVLRCILGYIQEACESIQNEQKIEEQPENQAQDVDSGERKDEREQNSSLNESAEESSAKERIAKEPQKEESSKDQSTCKRKSDTEAGNAKKRSKCLKTQSKRTSTASEEAGHFTRSKRKSTGEVTAESDQNKNEQASHVEVKVDGASTVPAKRPKQSKLSWLKPSGKQPSIFSKFRSMGKISTHASGKDAKAKLEEGDSLSSGKDEEAAGIYSEDKCPLEPEEKSPLQTEEHRSLNLMERMFQGQLVLRTRCLECECYTERREDFQDISVPVQEIESCWVEPDLEVSPDPKQESKTLKWAISQFASVERIVGEDKYFCETCHHYTEAERSLLFDKTPEVVTIHLKCFAASGSGMDPYVGLSKVSTPLHTPLKLSLEEWCTRPSKEHYELFAVVMHSGVTISSGHYTTYVKMVNLKDIKVELVDDSLKPESPGTAAAEAYNPARGYNDGEVSISATSKAGAKKPSEGIGLLGGQRSVSGFDLGSSKQANPDKGIKEECSSSQGHQTAVKNKSEREPFAVASAGKEQDDTYVENSDDLALCNLLDYEGKWMLFDDSEVRLFEEKDFLNACSPETCTTSIPYLLFYKKVLE
- the usp1 gene encoding ubiquitin carboxyl-terminal hydrolase 1 isoform X2, coding for MPGLQTDDMSAAIHTPVKKNRLSLKFFQKKDTKRTLEFSESQAEEQKPSEQEEPESCDQVVPTPDSCVPLVCDKRDSPVPFVGLNNLGNTCYLNSILQVLYYCPGFKGAIKKLRNLSKKTEKQKKDIENEEVDEEVLPMNIELLWSLHHLITSMEQLQSSFLFNRKKYIDSELATSPRRLLNTLRLLNPMYEGYLQHDAQEVLRCILGYIQEACESIQNEQKIEEQPENQAQDVDSGERKDEREQNSSLNESAEESSAKERIAKEPQKEESSKDQSTCKRKSDTEAGNAKKRSKCLKTQSKRTSTASEEAGHFTRSKRKSTGEVTAESDQNKNEQASHVEVKVDGASTVPAKRPKQSKLSWLKPSGKQPSIFSKFRSMGKISTHASGKDAKAKLEEGDSLSSGKDEEAAGIYSEDKCPLEPEEKSPLQTEEHRSLNLMERMFQGQLVLRTRCLECECYTERREDFQDISVPVQEIESCWVEPDLEVSPDPKQESKTLKWAISQFASVERIVGEDKYFCETCHHYTEAERSLLFDKTPEVVTIHLKCFAASGSGMDPYVGLSKVSTPLHTPLKLSLEEWCTRPSKEHYELFAVVMHSGVTISSGHYTTYVKMVNLKDIKVELVDDSLKPESPGTAAAEAYNPARGYNDGEVSISATSKAGAKKPSEGIGLLGGQRSVSGFDLGSSKQANPDKGIKEECSSSQGHQTAVKNKSEREPFAVASAGKEQDDTYVENSDDLALCNLLDYEGKWMLFDDSEVRLFEEKDFLNACSPETCTTSIPYLLFYKKVLE
- the usp1 gene encoding ubiquitin carboxyl-terminal hydrolase 1 isoform X3; the protein is MRHLSLLKQEVDEEVLPMNIELLWSLHHLITSMEQLQSSFLFNRKKYIDSELATSPRRLLNTLRLLNPMYEGYLQHDAQEVLRCILGYIQEACESIQNEQKIEEQPENQAQDVDSGERKDEREQNSSLNESAEESSAKERIAKEPQKEESSKDQSTCKRKSDTEAGNAKKRSKCLKTQSKRTSTASEEAGHFTRSKRKSTGEVTAESDQNKNEQASHVEVKVDGASTVPAKRPKQSKLSWLKPSGKQPSIFSKFRSMGKISTHASGKDAKAKLEEGDSLSSGKDEEAAGIYSEDKCPLEPEEKSPLQTEEHRSLNLMERMFQGQLVLRTRCLECECYTERREDFQDISVPVQEIESCWVEPDLEVSPDPKQESKTLKWAISQFASVERIVGEDKYFCETCHHYTEAERSLLFDKTPEVVTIHLKCFAASGSGMDPYVGLSKVSTPLHTPLKLSLEEWCTRPSKEHYELFAVVMHSGVTISSGHYTTYVKMVNLKDIKVELVDDSLKPESPGTAAAEAYNPARGYNDGEVSISATSKAGAKKPSEGIGLLGGQRSVSGFDLGSSKQANPDKGIKEECSSSQGHQTAVKNKSEREPFAVASAGKEQDDTYVENSDDLALCNLLDYEGKWMLFDDSEVRLFEEKDFLNACSPETCTTSIPYLLFYKKVLE